aatagcTTTCCATTTCTGCAAAATtgcacagtgctcactgtgacaGGCTATTAGTAGCAATAATAGTACATTGGTTggggttttgtcttggatttgagAGAACAAATTTAAATCTCCCTTCATCTCCAACACTCACGTGTTGGTCCTGGGTAAGTAACCTTCTTTTACACACGCTAACTCCCCGAAGGTGTTGCAAGGATAAATGAAGACATTTAAACTGAAATCATATGGGCTTCTAAGTGGCAGTTTCCCTTGACAgacgggtagctgtgttagtctgacaGCCTGTGATATCTTTCTTAACAGGTGATTTTCGTTACAGTCCCAACATGCAGCAGGAGCCAGCTCTGAAGAACTCAAAACTGATCAACGTCCTCTATCTGGACACTACCAACTGCCACCCCAAGCTTATCTTGCCATCCCAGCAGAAGGCCACTGAGAAAATCAAAGAGCTGATCAGGGCCCACCCCTGTCACCTGGTTAAAATTGGTGAGCAGTCCTAACAGATTGGGACGAAATTTCAAAATGGTGGTTGAGGCAAGCTGCTGGCCTCTTCGAACAGAGTAGGTAGCGGACCAGTTTATTGTGACGATCCAAACAAGCAGAGCATAAAGGTGAAACCGATTTAATGTTTGAGGACCAAAAGTATGTCTTTTTCAGTTTATAGGAATGCTTTTCCAGTGTCATTTGTGAAAAAAAATCTCATCTAATTTATAACTGCAGAATATGGAAAATCAGAGTCTGGATAGGTATTCAGAATGACAAGTTTACATCTATTTTAAAGTGTGAACTATCTTTCCAAAAGAAGATGTGGTGTTTCAGTTCCTTGAAGTCTTGGTTTCAGAAGTAGTTAAGTGTACCTATATCTAAAGCCTGGGAGTAATGTATTACAACATTTCTCTGAAGTGATCTACGCAGGTTGAATTAACAGGATCATTTCCTATAGCCTTTGAAACATTGAAATTATTACTTATCCTTTCCAGGTACCTACACTTTGGGAAAGGAGTCCCTCTTAGTACAAATAGCCCAAGAATTTGGCACTTGGATTGTGGTGAGTCCTAGGAAGATGGAATTGATGAAGCTTTTGAGGCTAGAGAATGTGTTCACAACTGAGGAAGAGGCTGGTTGGATTCATGTTGTGGATTTTTCAGAAATCTGCCAAGCAAATATGATCAGCTGGAACCAACGGCATCCAACCATAGCTATCCTCCCAACCAGTCGACCAGTGAAGATCAATCACCCTGATGCCCACATTGTTCCTTACTCAGACCACTCGTCTTTCCAAGAGTTGCTGGAGTTTGTGGCTTGGCTGAAGCCCTGCTCCATAATTCCAATAGTGAAGACTGCTGAATGTCAGAAATATTTCAAGCAGTACTTGAGATCTGAAAATCAATTGCTTGAGGAGTCCAAACTGCCTGAATCGGTGAAAAGATTCATGCAGCTGCCAAGCAAGAAGCAGGAAAGGCCTTCAAAGATAATAAAACTGGTTTCCTGTTGCCATGTTCCAAGGGGGGTTTTGTTTGAAGATAGCCTGGATGCAGAGGCTTCCCAGGAAAGCTGCCCAGAGCCACTGAAGAAATCTTTGCCTTATTCTCAAGGAAAGTGTTCTGGGTACTCGCCGTGTAGAGGGAAGCAGAAAATAATGATGGAAAAACCTCAAAACCTTGAGGACCAGAGTGGGCATTCTCCAGTGCTGCCTGATGTGACATCCACCAAACATCAGTTAAAGGACAATATTGCTGATCATTTCCAAAAACATCAGACATCAAAGCACACTATGCCCAGTTTGGAAGTGGTTGTCAGGACTCCTTGTTCCAGCTCAGGTAGTGACATTAATCTTTGCCAGGTGGGCTTGGAAGACTGTGTCCCCTCAGCAACATTGCACCCGTTTCAGAATGACATTGATTATACACGTGGCTCCCAAAAGGACATGGCAATCCAGCCTGCCAGCGCTCCAGGGGGTCTTCTTCAGAAGTATGACTTTTCTCCGTTGAGCAGCTCAAAGCGTTGGTCCCTCCAAACCTTTGACCAGCAAGTGGAAAACTACATAAAAAAAGGGAAAGCCCAAATGCACAAAGCAGAACAAACTTGCAGCCAGGCTGAGAACTCAGAGTGGAACCAAAACTGCTAGCAAATAGTTTTTGTGATAAAgttttctgtgttttttgtgACGTTCGTGTGCCAGAGAGGCCTAGATAAAGTAACACAACATGACGCTTTTCATTTATTGAGATGGAGCCATTTCCCCATCATTGACTTGGTTTATGAAACACAATAAAGTATTGCCTGTAATCTCAGGGCTGTGATTTGGTCACTGCCTATAGCTGTATTACTGACctaggtttctctccccaccatcTTGTCCTTGAACTGACActcagctgctctcaacattccCTTCCTTCTGGATCAGCTTTAGTCATCATCAGATTGTTTTTGTATGGGTTTTTCTCCCTTTGGTTAATTTAATCTGGTGTATTTTAAAGTGTTcactgtattttattattttttaattgagaGTCACTTAGGGAGTCTCTGTGAGACAGAAAGGTGACTAGCAATACAATCTTAAGCACACACAtgtgtgaaatgccgtcaagttgcttctgactcagggcaaccctatgaattaacgtcCTCCAAGACTTTCTTtctttaacagcctttctcaggtcttgcaaattgagggcttcctttatagagtcaatccatctcttgttgggtcttcctcttcctgctgccttcaacttttcttagcatgattaaGCACACATACTCAGAAGGAAATTCTGTTTATTTCAATGGTGTGTTTAGGAGTGCAAATTTAACATTGTAAAATAGTTCTGTCTTGTATACAGTTTGGGGAAGTTGGATATTACCTTGTTAAAGAGATTTGACTACTCCTAGCAgacataaaatcagcattgaacTTGTATACTGCATGTTTGAGACTGTGCTGTGGACTCTTGGGTTTTTTCCaaacaatgattaaaaaaatCTGGGACTTTTCCTTCTAGAGCTATTCTTATTTTATCTCCAGTCCAGGGGTAGTAGCACATTCTACACATATGGAGGTCCTATAGGCTTTATCAACACAAAAGTAAATATTggagggagaaggaaagaggTCTTCCAGGGCTGAAGTGGAGAGCATGTCCTTGTAtcgttaattaaaaaaagaaaagaaaatggcaggGCATTacaagggttttttatttttaattttccaaAGGGCAACATGAGCGCTCCCATAAGGCATAGGAAGAAAGGGTTCAGCTTCTAAAGaagtaataaataaaactaaacaaCAGTGAAACGGTGCAGACCATGAGCTTGAGTTGTGTTGCTAGACACTAGTGATGTCACAGTCATTGTCCAGTAAGTATCTATGACATTTGAGCAGTTGTGTTTCGTGTACTGATTGCAAAGGGCAACAGTGCACTGGCTGGAGtaaaaactgcattttttttctagAGTACATACTAGGAAACTGATATTTCTACAATAGAAGCAGTACCTTCAAAGAAAGTGTCTGATCCAACACAAGTGAGTAACAATTGCTTATGTATGgtgttttaaaaatcattttggcCTTTGGCAGTAGTGATGTTGCTGCATTTTGATGGTAGACATAATTCCTAATCGTGCTGTAAATGAGCTGATTGAGACGTTCATTGGTCTCATTGGTTCTTACAAATGTGCTTTACTTGGATTCACTGTCCAGTAGAAGGTGCTGTTTCTCACACCCCTGATAGTAGTGCTGTTAATGgtgaaacagaaaacagaacaaagCGTGTGTGTGGTTCAATGTCACACCATACTGATATTTTTGAAACTGATAGGCAGTATTGCTGTTCAGCTGATGTTGCATCAGCCTGCATTGAAGAAATCCCATTAAAGTCCTCCAGGCTTTGAGATTTTGCCATTATTATATTCTGCTTCTCCTTGCACAATGAGTACTAAGCACACCTACTTTAGAGCAAGGTAGCGATTACTTCAGGGTCTTCACTGCATCTTGGCCTTCAAACAGAACAACTCCCACATAAACTGGTTCAAGGGACTTGTGCTTTAAGGCTGTGACCCTTTCAATGGAAGTAAGTCTCTTTGAACAACAAGTAAAACATCTGTAGGAGCCATTTGTAGGGCTAAAAAAGATCACAAAAATGGTACATTTTCTCTAGGCACGGGCTGTCTTCCATGTCCTTGACACAGCATGGAAGATCAGAAGGTATAAAAACCATGGCTTGGTTCCTGTACTTTCTTTCTCCGTGTACCTTTCTTTATCCACTGCAGAGGTGAGCCTCTGCTGCAGAGGATGATTTTCTCACACTAGATACTTTTCACCTCCTTGAAAAACACTGGTCTTGCATAAATGGAAAGTGCCTAGCACCAGAGGAAGCACGCTGCAGTGGAATTCCATCTCTGCAATGAACGAAGACGAGCACAAGCAGGTAGATGGCATAGGCTCCCAGCCATTGTCTTGTTTGTCTGGTCTTAGGAGAAGGGGGGTATGGGGGATGTTGCTGAAGAACAATAAATTAATCTTGGACTTTGGACTGAATCATGCTGTGATAACTTAATACAGTTTTGTACTCTGGAACTGAACTGCTGTAGCAATGCTCAGCCATAATGTACTCTTAGGGAGTTCAGCCAAATGGAGAGAAGCCAGGATTGTTCAAAAGTAAATGGAAGGGTTTCCCAAGAAAGAGTCATGATAGTACTGAATTTTGATTGAAGAAGACCACAAAATATAgtgttttattataaaattgtGCAGGAATATTCAATAAAAGAGCAGTGAATAGTGAAGATAGAAACAATAAAGCTATAAGTCCAAACTAAGCACATTTATAAGCATTGGTTCAAGATCCAGGCGTTACCCATAAGATTGAGTCTAATAGGGTTTCAAAGTCCAAGACAAGGTTTCTGGTCAGTATGACCCATACAAAATCAAAAAGTGTCCCAAAGTCAAATGTAATCCTGACACGGCTCAGAATGAAAGATCTGTATATGCTCAATGACCCACGCTGGCCTGATTCTAGTCAACCAGTCAAATGTACAGCAAATGATGCAACTTTACCAATGAAATATGTTGCTAACCAGGTGATCTAACCAATCAGATGAGTTTGCCAATTAGACCAAAGTTATAAAtaagaaaatataaaataaaatgtaccTTCCTGGGTTCTTGTGGCCTTGAAACTACTAGGCCTACTGGTGTGACCCGCGCATGGGTTTTCCCATCTCCCTTATCTGAGCCTTTGAAGCTACAAGCAGATTGACCTAagttttcagaaaaagaaattagGCCTCAGCCTGAACTATGTTTGAATTGAACAAGAAATTGATTAAAGGAACCAGTTTCTTGACATAGTTTCCACCCCATATCCCAGAACAGTAAGACACTACCATCATTTGCAAAATCACATGTGCTCTGTAAGAAGAATAAGGTCCTAAAGTTTCTGGAAGATAGCAATGCTTGTGACTGCTTGTTTCCTAGCACATGTGGTTCTTTCCAACTACACCACACCTGGGTACGTGCTATCTGTTATGTAATCAGCAATGGTATTGAAGTAATCACTGCTTTTTTGAGTGATGGCAGCTCTGAAATGAAAGATTTCAATGAAATGAAAGCCAGTCTGGGTGGGCCCATCTAATTATACTACGTGGCATTTGTAAAAAGCCTTTTCTGGGGGCTGTATGTATGTTATGTAGGAGCTTTTACATCCAGTGCTGCTATGGTTCCTTGTCAAGTTCTAGGGGAGGTTGCCCATCCCCAGCTCAGGGTGGACTTACTACAGCAGGGTAGCTGCTGCAAAATCTCACCTCTCTTGTTGCTAATTTCACAGTAAAGCAAATGAGGAAGCTTTCTGTGCTGAATACAAAACCACAAGCAGGAAATGAGGGGGGGTGAAATACTGtacaaggtaggtgggactgtaAATGCACCCTATAAAAGGTTCTTGTGAATATGTCACATGGAAAGGAAAAAgcctagcagcaccttaaagtctaacaaaatttctggcaggatatgagccacagctcatttcttcagttacagctagaatgtggagtccatctatccttaagtagagaagagtgaattagacacataaTGCCAATGTAAATgtgaaaagcaagtaaatgacattagcagacaATTGGATTAGGCCTTACTGCCTAAAGAAGGATTGTAAAGCACTGTTCAGTAACCactggggtggtccaaagattgttttggggtgtaGCTGAGCCCTAGTGTCTCTATGTGCATTTGtccaccccacttgggagcagctggcaaaagaaccagactttggaccaggacccagcatgtgccctcTCAGAGGGCACAGTCCTCTGAATGGGGGGgttgatatgtggtggtccaacctttattttggggtgcagaaggcacacaactgTTCTAGTTCCTTATTCAACACGTCGCAATTCAGGCTTCTTGTGGGCCGCCGCAAATAGAAACCGGTGATGCCCAAACCAGTGTTTGGATCGGGCACCACTGTAtatcttcttgcaggggacaatctctggagtgtggggatgtgtaatttggggtggtccaaagattgttttggggtgcagctgagccccagtgtctgggCATTGGTCCTGGGGCACCCCATAtgagagcagctggcacaagaagtagactttggaccaggacccagaatGCACCTCCTcagaatgtgggggtgtatgatatgtcaTGGTCCAAACTGTATTTTTGGGTGCAGAGGGCAtacaactgttccagttccttattcaaatctacTTTGCAAGCCAGGTTTCTAAGGGAgtgacccaaaaagaagccagtggtgccagaaccggtgtttggacaggcaccactgtatgtcttcttgcaggggacagtctctggagtatGGGGATGTATAATGTGGGGTGGTCGAAAAATTGTTTTGGGGTgtagctgagccccagtgtctgtatgtgcatttgtcctggggacaccccacttgggagcagctggcattACAAAAataaagcggggtggggggggagattaaTAATCCCTCCTGCACCCTGGCTCATACCCCCAGTCCTGAATAGAGTTTTCTCCAGTCCTCTTTTCTCATTCTTCCTCCAGAGGAAATCTCTCCCTGtgtttctgcatgagtcactgctctgggcTGGCTGTTTCCAGTCAAAGGTACACTCACCTGCAGGTTATTTAGAAATGCAGAAGGTAGAATCCTCTGAGGGTGGACAATTCTTACTCAACTTTTCTAGCATATGGAGGAAGTGTGCCTTCAACTTTTTGTTTCTGGTTCCGTCCAAGAGAGAATTTAGAGACAGATAATGGTAggcagaaatgttttttaaagtttaatgGACATAGTACTAAAATCTCTGAAGGCGCCACAAATTGACTAGTAGCACAATCTTCAAGCCTTTTATTTTGAAGCGTCCCACTGATTTCCTCCACTTAAAAGTGTGTTTTGGACCGTTGATGCCTTTAGTTATAATTCCATCTAAAGCAATTTAGGCTTTCTTCTGGCTCTTGAAACTGGTAAATTTAGGATTCATAGGGTGATGGCCATGGTGTTGTAAGATGGCTGTACAGGCACAGATCCCTGCCTTTGGAACTCAcgataaaacaagaaacaaaggGCGATGATACCGCCTGCTATGCCAAGAGCAGGCAGCTACATCGCTCAGCCTAAAGCAGTTTCATGCTGTCAGCAACACGAAGGCCAAAAAACACATGAGCATTTCAATTATTGCTCAGAAAGCTTCCCTCAATTATTGCTCAGAAAGCTTACATAATGGGTATTGCCGCCATTCACAATTTAAGCCTTTCACACTTTAAATATCACCAGACAGCCCTCCACCTAGTATGAGAGAAGGCACTCCCTCACACACCTGCCCTGGCTGTTGCTGCCCTCTCCTTGCCTGGGAAGATGCATAGTGGTCACTGAACTTGGCCCTGGGTGTGGGCAGGCAAGCAAGGTAGCCGCAGAGAAGAAGGCTTAGGCTGAAGTCTCACTGGTGCTGTCACTACATAGACACCCACAATCACGCCTTCTTAATTAAAATACTACCATGCGTTGAtaggccttttatttatttagaacatttttatgctgcctctccaggaacctgcccgaGGCAatttacaaaacaataaaaacaaaacattaaaatccagCACTAAAGAAAGCTCCAgcccagcagcaaaaaaaaaaaaaaaaaaaaaggataataaAAACAcagacagcttaaaataacagtttccaggctaaaatagtttttaaaaaaccaacttcttaattaaaagcctgggtgaacagaaacattttggcctggtgcccAAAAGAACGCAATGTAGGAGCCAGGCGAGCCTCAAGGGAAAAGGCATTCCGCAAGCAAGGTACTTCACTTCTGTATACGGGGCACAGGGCTTGTGAAGCAGATCATATCTGGGGGGCAGTTCTTCAAGTACCCTGGCTGAAACCCAgtactttaaaggtaagaaccagcactctgaattgtgcctggaaataaaTGGGCAGCCAGTACAGATCTTTCAGTACTAGGGCAATATGACCCCTGTATCCTGCTCCTGAAAATAGTCTGCCTGTTCCATTTTGGACAAGCTGAAGTTGCtggactgttttcaaaggcagcatcatataaagtgcattacagtaatctaacctggatgtaatcagagcatgaatcactgtggccagatcatactTTTCAAAGAGTGGCCAAAGCTGGCATATCAATTGAtgctgataaaaggcactacaTCCCACAGAGGAGATCTGGGCCCCCAACTGTAGAAGCTGCAAATGTATTCCTTCAGGAAGAGTGCAATCTCCTCCAGGACAGGGTGACTC
This Euleptes europaea isolate rEulEur1 chromosome 2, rEulEur1.hap1, whole genome shotgun sequence DNA region includes the following protein-coding sequences:
- the DCLRE1B gene encoding 5' exonuclease Apollo codes for the protein MNGALIAGTPIAVDFWNIRKASQARLFFLSHMHSDHTVGLSSTWNQPIYCSPITGHILHLKLKVAERWICPLEVGESHVVPMDEIGKETMTVTLIDANHCPGSVMFLFEGYFGVILYTGDFRYSPNMQQEPALKNSKLINVLYLDTTNCHPKLILPSQQKATEKIKELIRAHPCHLVKIGTYTLGKESLLVQIAQEFGTWIVVSPRKMELMKLLRLENVFTTEEEAGWIHVVDFSEICQANMISWNQRHPTIAILPTSRPVKINHPDAHIVPYSDHSSFQELLEFVAWLKPCSIIPIVKTAECQKYFKQYLRSENQLLEESKLPESVKRFMQLPSKKQERPSKIIKLVSCCHVPRGVLFEDSLDAEASQESCPEPLKKSLPYSQGKCSGYSPCRGKQKIMMEKPQNLEDQSGHSPVLPDVTSTKHQLKDNIADHFQKHQTSKHTMPSLEVVVRTPCSSSGSDINLCQVGLEDCVPSATLHPFQNDIDYTRGSQKDMAIQPASAPGGLLQKYDFSPLSSSKRWSLQTFDQQVENYIKKGKAQMHKAEQTCSQAENSEWNQNC